Genomic window (bacterium):
CCACAGATTAGAACACAAAACCTATCCATATGTGATCAAAAAATTGCTGCTGGGAGATTGATATGAAACCTTTCGCGCTTGTCAGTGTTTATTATAAGGAGGGCGTAGAGGAACTCGTACATGCCTTGAAGGAAGCGGGCTACGGCATTCTTTCAACGGGAGGAACCCTTAAATACCTGAAGGGCAAGGGATTTGATGTTACCAGTGTTGAGGAAATAACGGGCTTTCAAGAATCCCCGGGAGGAAGAGTTAAAACCCTTCACCCTGGAATCTTTGGTGGTATCCTTGCTCGAAGAAATAATAGCGAGGATTTACAATTCCTTGAAAGACATAACTTTCCCCTTATAGATTTTGTTGTTGTCAATCTGTATCCTTTTAGTGAAAAGTTAAATCTTGACCTTGAAGCCCTTCTTGAATTCATTGACATCGGAGGAGTTTCACTTATAAGAGCTGCTTCAAAGAATTACTTATGGGTCACCCTTGTTTGCGACCCTTCAGATTATAAATGGGTTTCAGAGAAAATTAAAAATGGCAGTTTGTCTATTGATGATAGAAAAAATCTTGCCCTCAAAGGATTTAGAAAGGTGATTGAGTATGATAGTGAGATTTACAGCGAGCTCTCGAAGAGATTTGAAATGGATGATGTCTTTATTGCTGGAGCTTTTTATAAGGCCTTTGACTTAAGATACGGTGAAAATCCACACCAAGAGGGAGCGGTTTTTTACAATTCTACCTTTAAAGATACTTTTTTAAAGAGGATTGAACTTCTCTGGGGCATAGAGCTTTCATATAATAACATTCTCGACCTTTACTCCGCGTGGCAGGTAGCAGATGAGTTTAAAGATCCAGCCTGTGCTATAATCAAGCATAATGTCCCCTGTGGTGTGGGAATTGGAGAAAATCTGGAAGAGGCTTTCTGGAAGGCTTTGAAATCAGACGAAGAATCTGCCTATGGCGGAATTGTTGCCTTCAACGGTTTAATAGATGAAAAACTTGCCAGTTTGCTAAATGACTTCTTTTTTGAAGTTCTGGTGGCACCCGACTACGAGAAGGAAGCTATTGAAATTCTTAGGAAAAAGAAGAAAAGAAGAGTTGTAAGGGTGAAGGAAGGAGGCCACTTTCCCTTGGAATACCGATTCGTGGATCGGGATTTACTCGTTCAAAAGAAAGACACGAGGGAATTAAAAAGAGAGGATTTGAAGGTAGTGGCAGGGGAGTTTGATGAAAGCTGGTTTAAGGACGTTTATTTCGGTGATAAAGTTGTTAAACATGTAAAGTCTAATGCCATAGTCCTCGTTAAAGATGGAATGACCGTGGGAATCGGTGGTGGTCAAACGAGCAGGGTGGAGGCTATGCGAATTGCTCTTAGAAAGGCGGGAGAAAGGGCAAAGGATTCAATCCTTATTTCTGATGGATTTTTCCCTTTCAGTGATAGTATAGAGCTTGCTCACAGCCATGGGATCATGCTTGTCGTTGAGCCGGGAGGCTCTAAAAGAGACCAAGAAGTAATTGATAAAGCAAAGGAACTGGGAATCAACCTTGTTTTCACTGGAATAAGGCGATTCAGGCATTAGCTTGGAAATTTTTTTCGCACCTGTTAAAATATTCGTGTTATGAAAAGATTCCACAAAATTATTAAATTATTCACAGTATTGAGTTTTTTGGCTTTTGTCCCTTTCTCCTATGCACAGGAACTTATAACTAATGGAAGTTTTGAGGATTGGAGTGGAGGGTTACCAACAGGCTGGCTTAAGGAAAGCGGAGTTAATATAACTCAAACAACCACACCGGTGTACGATGGAAATTACAGCGTGGGTTTGGAAGCGACAGGGACTACTAACGCCGGTATATATCAAGATGTCCCTGTTACTCCAGGTGTTTCTTACACATTTAAAGTAGCCCTTTATGCTGTGGCTGGGACTGGATATAGTGGAATTGGCTTTCTAATTAGCTGGTATACATCGAGTGATTCATTTATATCATCAACAGAAGTTAAATATGCAGATGTTTTAAATTTATGGGTTGTTGATTCCATTGTTTATACTGCTCCGGACAGTGCCGGTTATGCCCGTCTCAGGATCAGGTGCTATGCCAATGGCGCCTTAGGGGGCTATGCAGATAAGGCATCTTTTTACCGAACGGATTCTCCCCCTCAGGGTTCACCTCCCAGCTTTGCTTCGATAGCGAGAAGTCCGGAATACCCTGACCCTGATCAACCTTTTAACGTTATTGCACAGGTTAATGACCCTGATGGGGATCTGCAGTCATGCGAACTCCACTGCAGTGTTAATTTCGGCGCATTTCAAATCATTGCCCCGGACTCTGGGCAAAATTCAACTTATTACTTTACGATTTCTGGCCAACCCAATGGAAGCCTTGTAAGGTATTATCTCGTAGCCAGTGATCAGTATCATACGGTTTACTCCGACACCTTCGGATTTCAGGTGGGTGGATTTTCCTTCACAGTATATTTTGAAAACAATGATCTTTTTGGCAAACTGGGCGAGTTTATACACAACGCTACCTACTCTCTTGATTGCTGCTATTATGAGATCTTTAATAATGTGATTGTAGATTCACTCATAGCAGCGAAAGGGCGCGGGGTAAGAATCAGAATAATAACAGATACAAGCTATTACGATAGAGAAGAAATCAAGAGGTTGAAGGATAACGGAATCCCGGTTATTCACGAAGGAGTAGGTGACAATTCGACAGATCACATTATGCACAATAAGTTTATTGTGAGAGATTTTGGAGATAATGATCCCTCCAATGATTTCGTATGGACGGGAAGCTTCAACGCAGGAGATTATTTACACGTAGATAATGTTTTGATAATCAAGAGCGCGGAGGTAGCTGAAGCATACACTCAGGAGTTTAATCAGATGTGGGGGAGTTCAGCGGAAGAACCCGACACCCTCGCTTCTCGAACCGGGACAAGAAAGAGTGACGTGCTTACAGAACATTGCTTTGTCTCAGGGAATGACACGGTTTGGGTTTATTTCTCGCCTCAGGATGATCCCATTCAATATGTTTGCAGTTTTGCTTCAAGGGCAAGATCTTCAATTTCCTATCTCATTTATAGCTTTACCAGGGGAGATTTAAGAGATACCCTGATTTCCCTTCACAGCCGTGGGATTTCAGTCCGTGGGGTTCATGAAGATAATGTGAGTTTAAGTCCGGTATTTGATAGCCTTCAGAGAGCTGGACTTGATGTCTACTGGGCAAATGTTTCTTCGCCTTACAATCTTTTGCATGCTAAGGTCATGATTATTGATACGACCTATGTGATAACGGGTTCAATGAACTGGTCAAACAATGGAACGGGTTATAATGATGAGAACTTGGTAATAATTAGGAATTCAGAGATTGCGAGGTTGTACTGGGACTGGTTCAAGGTTCATTTTACGGAGGCGGGGGGTACTTGGGTATCCCCGAATTCAGTTCAAGGAGAGATATTATTGCTTCACCGAATCCCTTCACAAGTTTGGTTAGGTTTTCAAGGGCTAATCTGGTGATATTTGATGTGAATGGAAGGGAGATAAAAAGGGTAGGGGAAGAAAGGTACTGGGACGGTAGAGACTCTCAGGGGAAAACGGTTCGCCCCGGCGTCTATTTCGTCAGGGATGAAAAGGGAACGGTCTTGGGGAAAATTATAAAAATAAGGTAATTACACCAGAAGAGCGGAAAGAATCCCTGTTAGAAATATTCCGTCGAAGACTCCGGCACCGCCAATACTTACTAATGTACTGTGCAAATTTTTAATCTTATGTAAATTCATCAAGTCTGCTCCTATAAGGGTACCAAGAGTGCCGGTGACATAGGCGCAGGCTGCTGGATTCTCGGGATAAAAGGTATAAGATAACAGGATTGCCACAATTGGTGGTATAAATGCAGGCATTACGAATCCTCTTCCGGGAATAACTCTTGTCAGGGATTTACAGATGAACGCCATAATGATTACAGGGATTATGCATTGAATGGGATTGATTTTAGTGAGGAGGTAAAGAGAAACTATTACTGGTATTATAGCACCACCCACATTAATACCAACTATGGTTTCTTGAACTTCAGGGATAACAAACCAGTAGTTTCTCCTCAGGGTATAGGATGTTTGTTTTGCTAATGGTATATTAATGAAGCTTCCAATTAAGGTAAAGAGGTAAAGGAAAATGGCAGTTTGAGGACTAATTCCCAGTTTTGCAAAAGCGAAAGGAATTAAGCCCAGCATCCATAAAGTTAGGAAAATACCTGTGAAAAATAGAATTATTAAAAGCAGAATGATACCAAAGGGTATAAAAATCATTGATTATTCCTCCTGATTTTTGAATATGCATCCGGTAGCCTTACGTAAAAAGGCTCCGCTTCCACAGGCTTAACAGGTTTTAACTGATCCTTTAACTCTATGAAAGCTTCGTAAAGCGCGTCCGCATCAGGAAATTCAGGAAAGTACCCAATTTCGTAATCGGGATAGTTAGCCTTCAGATTCTCAATTTTTTCAATGCCAATTTCTGAAATTCTTTTTTTTGATTCATACAGCGCGTAAAAGACTTCCCCTTTTTGAGCAGGAAGACAGGGAATGTAATGCCCTTTGTCTGGACCTTTTGTAATAGCAAGGGCATCGAGGGATTTTATGGTGTAAAGTTTGTAGTTTGGTTTTTTAAGATAGAAGGCCTTTGCCACTGCGTACCCAATCCTCAGACTTGTAAATAATCCAGGCCCTTCGTAAATAATAAGTTCTTCAATATCCTCAGGGGTCGCCTTTTTTAATTTTAAAAGGGAATCAATGAGAAGAATTATATTTTCCTGATGCGAGTATTTAATGGAAGATTTTATGAAATACTCTTTTTTGTGGTTATATGACAAAAGAAGAGATGGACAACTTGAAAGATTTCCTATAAAAATTGAAATCATATTTTTAGGGGGCCTTTTAAGGCCCCCCTAAATTCTAAATTATATTCCCGCTGCAAAGGGTTCTTCAGCGAGATCTTGAAGACCAAGTTGAGAGAGCTTCGCTTTTGTAGGAATTCCCTCTTTGGACCATCCTCTTGCAATGTAGTATTCGTCGAGCATTCTGTTAAATTCTTCCTCAGACACATAAAGCCCTTTTGAAGGACCGGCAGGAATTGGAGCATTCATGACCTTCCATGGAAGATGATCGTCCTTCCTTGAAAATCCCTCTCTCACATTGAACATTTTTGTTATATTGTAAATCCTTTCACCAGCAACCCAGAGTTCTTCTTCACTTATATCCCAACCTGTTACGGCCTTAAACATCTCGGGGAAGCCCTCAATGAAGAACATATGTCTTGAGAATTTGCAGGCACCTGTGGCGTCATAAATGGTCATCAGATCTTCTAAGGTTTTTATTTCAAAACCTTTCCACTCACCTTTGGTTCTGTCAACATTTGACATCTTCCACCATTTTCCGGTAAGTTCAATTCCGTAAGCGCCACCCGTTAAATGGCAACCGCCCCTTGTTGATACTGCAAAGGCAAGCGCAACACCCTTTAATCCCCTTATATCATAAGCTGGTAATTCAAGTCCTTTTATATGGACCGCATATTTCCAAGAATCCTTTCCAAGTTTTTCAGCTGCTTCCTTCGAACCGTTAAAGAGCAGCTCGCCGAGTTTTCCTTCCTTTTTTCCCATCATTTCAATAGCCTTAACTGCTGCTTCGTCATTACCAAACTTCAAATCCAGTCCGTCGGTATCTTCCTTTGTCAAAAGGCCGAGTTCATAGCATTCCATTGCCCAGGCCAGTGTGACACCGGCGGAAATGGCATCAAGCCCGTAATCGTCGCAGAGCTTGTTCATTTTTGCGACAGCACCAATATCATCTATGCCCAAGACCCCACCAAGGGAGTAGAGTACCTCATATTCAACTCCTTCTACCTCTGTGCCTGCATATTTTCCGTCGGTTATCTTTATGTATCTTCCACAGGGTTTGGTGCAGTGTGGACAGGGCCTGTTTTTAACTGTGTATTTTGGGGCCCAGTAATACGGGTCAAGGTGAGACTTTTCGCCTTCCTTTAGCTGGTCGTAAACAGGCATATAGCCGTATCTCCAGTTTAGAGATGGGAATGTTCCTCTTTCTTTGTTGACCCACTCGTAGAACTCACCGCTTCCATACTTCATGTCGGCTTCAGTAGCAGGATGCTCTTTGATTATTTTACCCCATTTCAGGATTAGCTCTTTTAGCATGTTTTTGTCGTAGTATTCGATTTCCTTAGTGCCTTTTACAGCAATGGCCTTCAGCTTCTTTGAGCCCATTACAGCACCAACACCTGCACGGGCTGCCTGCCTTTCTTCAAAATCTACTTCAGAGATTTTGGAGAGCTTTTCACCTGCAGGTCCGATAATACCGGTCCGCACCTTTCCATGCCTTTCCTGCAGCTTTTTATGAGCCTCACTGGTCAGAGTCCCCCACAAATCACTGGCATCCTTAATTTCTACTTTGTCGTCCTCAATTAAAATGTAAACAGGTTTGTCTGAAGTACCTTCAATAATAAGGCAGTCGTAGCCTGCTTTTTTGAGTTCTTCGCCCAGATATGCACCTACCATGGCTCTACCATAACCACCGGTTAAAGGTGATTTGAAATTCAGGGCAGTTTTTGACATAGTTGGAAGGCCAGTGGCTACAAGGTTTCCCGGGGTTATAATGAGTTTGTTATCTGGACCAAGGGGATCTGCTTTTGCGGGAACTTCATCATAAAGTATTTTTGCACCGAACCCTACTCCGCCAATGTATTTCCTTGCAAACTCTTCTTTCAGGGGTTCAGTTTTTATCTCTTTTGTAGTGAGATTTATTCTCAGAATTTTCCCCGCATACCCTTTCATGAAGAAACCTCCTGTTTGTTTACAAATTATAACGAAGATTCTTAACTTGTTCAAATTTTCACAGATTTCTAACAAAATAATCGAGTGGTGAGGTTTAAAGAATTTTGCTTTTAGTTTTTTAAGTGACTATTTCATTTACTTATTTGTAGATTTTATTGAAAAATAAAGGCAGATCGGCTCTTCTCTTTGTGTTCGGTTTTAAGTGACAATTTTGCTTGTTTGAACAGCGATGGGTATTCGATTAAAATTATAACATGTCGCTGCATTTTCCTTCTGTATTGGAATTACATAAGAAGTTCCTATCTGGTGAGCTGAGTCCCGTTGATGTTGTAAATGAGCATCTTAAACTCATTAACAATAATCAGCGTACTTTAAATACTTTTATTAGTATTTTAGATGACTACGCACTCCGCAGGGCAAGAGAGCTGGAGGAGGAATTACCGAAGTATAGAGAGCAAGGCACATTGCCACTCCTTTTTGGCATTCCCGTGGGCATAAAAGATAATATTAATTTTAAGGGTTTTGGAACCACTTGCGCATCAAGAATTCTTTCCGGATATATCTCTCTCTACAATGCTACCGTTGTAGATCGTTTACTTGAGGCCGGTGCAATCATTATGGGAAAGCTTAACATGGATGAATTTGCTATGGGTGCCCTTGGTACCTATTCTTTCTATGGTCCAGTAAGGAATCCAGTAAATCCTGAATATCTTGCTGGTGGTTCATCCAGTGGTTCTGCTGCCAGCGTTTCTGCTGGTGAAGTTGTGGTTTCTCTCGGATCTGATACTGGGGGTTCGATTAGGCTTCCTGCATCTTTTTGTGGTGTTTTTGGATTAAAACCTACTTATGGGACTGTATCTCGGTATGGTCTTGTTGCCTTTGCGTCTTCCCTTGACCAGATAGGTCCCATTGCCAGAAATGTGGAAGACCTTGCCAGAACTTATGTTTCTATAGCGGGCTTTGATGATAAGGATTCTACTTCACTAAATGTAGAAGCTCCGCAGTTGAATACACTCCTCAGGGAAATTGATCCGAAAGAGATAACTTTGGGATATCCTGACCTTGTTAAACGTGCTCAAATGGATGAAGAGGTCAGAGAAAATTTTTTCAGTTTGCTGGAATTGCTTTCTAAGGCTGGATTTAAAATTGAGGAAGTTTCTTTACCCCACATAAAATACTCCGTAGAGGTATATCAGATTATTGCAAACAGCGAGGCTTCCTCTAATTTATCAAGGTTTGACGGAATTCGCTATGGATTTAGGAAGAAGGAAGGGAATCTGGATGAGATGTACAGTATAACAAGAAGCGAGGGGTTTGGAGAAGAGGTAAAAAGAAGGATTGCGATTGGAACCTTTGCTCTTTCCCATGGATACTATGATGCCTACTATTTAAAAGCGTTAAAAGTCAGAAGATTAATTAAGAACGATCTTGATGAGGCGTTTAGAAAAGTCGATTTGATTCTTTTACCTGTCGCTCCATTTCCTGCCCCGAGAGTGGATGAAGAAAAGGACCCGGTTGACCTCTATTACCTTGATCTATTTTCCATACATGCTAATTTGGCTGGTATACCTTCAATGGCTATACCTTATGGAAGGACGAAAAATAACCTGCCCCTCGGATTTCAGGTAGAGGGGCAGGTGCTTTCAGAACCTTTGATTTTCAATTTCGCCTATTATTTTGAAAAGAACTTTATTTAGGCCTTGAGAGAACGATCGCCTTTTGTATTTTTCCGTTAGTTCCATCAGGTTTGGTGTATTCAAGGAGGAGTATGTAAAGGCCGGGAGGCATTATGTTTTCCCTTTCATCAACCCCTCTCCATTGGAAGACTTGTGGTGTATTTTTAGCAGATGCCAGTGTTTTTACCAATCTTCCAGCGGAATTGTAGATTTTTAAGTTATATAGTGTCCCCAAGGGAACAGAAACCTCAATAGTTAGGGCCTCGCCAAGGTATGGTGAAAAAATCTTTGGGGTGGCGCTAATTGCAACATCGGGGAATGATTCTGCAGGAGTTAGTAACTCTATATCTTCTTGAAATCTTGGTAAGAGTTGATAGCCGGAACTATACGGAGTTGTCGCGTCGTATTGCCCAACAATTCCCGCTATCCGGTAAACAGAACCGGGGGTGACAGAGCTGAGATCAATTCCTGTTGTATTGTATACGTATATGTCTATGGGGGGCATCCCGTTGTAGAGGGTAAAGGCCATTCCTGATCCTGAGGCGTAGGGTTTGTTGGCTATTGTTCCTTCCACTGTGATTAGCATTCCCTCTAAGCTCTCGTTTAGACTTCTTCCTTCAGCCAGTTTTAACGGTTCTACATCGTATCCGCTTCCCAGTCTTACGAGGTCAGTGGAAAGAGCCGGAGAGATTTCCGTAAGGCCATTGTACTGCAAAATAGTTCCTTTTACTCTAACAAGTTCACCGACATTGAAGTCAATGAACCCTCCTGAGTAGTAAACGTTAATTCCACCGGTTTCATCCTGTATGTACATTGATGTTCTGGATGTTGAAAAAATACGCGGAGGCGCAGTTACGATGCCAACCACATTAAAGTTTTGATTTAAAAATGCGGGAGTGTAGCCGTCCTCTCCGTTTTGCCTTACATAACCAATGGGGGTAGCCACGTAAAGTACTGGTTGATTTAAAACGGGTGCAAGGTAACCCCCTGAATCAACGGAGGTTTTAATGGAAAAGGCAATCGATTCAATGCTATCAGCGGGCTTGAAGCCTGTAAACCTTATAGTATCCGATGTTAATTCAATGCCACCGGAGATTTTCAGGTAAGTGGTCATTGAGTCTTTATAGAAAGAATCAATGACGGGGGCTACGAAACCTGAACCTATAAGGTAGAAAGTATCAATGGATGCACCGGTAAATTGGATTTCAAGGCTGCTAATGTAAGCGAAGGGAGAGGATATCAAAAGGTCTATGTCTTTTTTCTGACCGTAATAGGTATATGGGGGATTTAAAGTAAATATGCCAGTTCCATTCCCTTTTGCGGTGATGTCTCTGGTTCGTCTCGGCTGGATGTTGTAATATGAGTCAAATTGATACACGCATCCCACAATGTCCATTTCACCCTGTGGTATTGGTTTATATGCCAAATCACTGGTTGACGATACATTGATCCTATACTGGTGATTGAGAGAATCAGTAAAAACTAAAGAGCTATCGGGTATGAAGTGAGTAACGCCGGAGGGTGGTAATAGATTTTCTACTTTTACAAGCATGCCTTCATTATTTTCGGTTGGGGGCAAAGTAATTGTTGTAGTATCCAGATGTCCGGTTCCGTAGGAGCTGATCAGCTGAGCCGAATATAGCTGAGAGGAATTTCTGTATTCGCTAAACTGTCCCTGCAACTTAACTATTGTATTTTCCGCAACACTCGGTCCTCGGTAAACGATTAACCCGCCCGTTGAATCCTGTATGTATGTTCTATCTCCTATTACGCCTGATACGACGCCTTTAACAAGGACTGATTGTCCCATTAGAAAGTTCTTTGTCGAATCTATGTGGAAGTATTTCATTTTGATTGTACTATCAGGAGAAGCAACAAAAATTTTTGGAGGGTTCTGAATGAGGGCAACGGAATCGGTTAATCCGGTGTAAATGTTGAGTTGGAATAGTCCTTCTTCTATAAAGGCAAAGTTATTTAGGACGATTTCACCGTTTCTTAAAGAGTCTATTGTAGCGCTATCAATTTTTATCGTGTCACCGACGATTTGGTATGTTGCTGTTTGAAAACCTAATCCAGATAATGTAAGGTTGCTGTTCCACTGGTATAAATTGGAAGGCAAGATTACTTTGATAGCCCTTAGTGTTCCGAAGTTATTATTGATTTTGATGCTTATTTGTCCTGCAATGCCCAAAGGAACAATGTTTGGGACGAGGCTTGCACTGCCTCCACCAACAATGCTAACTACATTTAATTTAGGTGGATCTGGATTCCTTGAGAAATTGTTACTATCAGAAGTGTAAACTTCAAAGGCGTATACACCCGGATTTGAAGGTGCATAAAGTTTAGTGAATTGTATAAAGCCAGTAGTGTCAGGTGATATTTTTGCGTTTTCTATTAAAAGAGTGTCATTACTAAGATTCCACGTTGCCTCTGAAAAGGCAGGGCCTCCAATAATAACATCTCCATTAATATCAAAGCTTGAAGGAATGGCGATCTTAACCTTTGAAATTGTAAAGGGAGCTGATGCCTCCGCCCGTAGAATTACTTCTTTTTCTTCTGAGGTAGCTATGATATTGTTTTCAAAGTAGAAATAGCCTGTCCCGTTACCCGTAAAGACAATGTCTTCATCTCTTCTTGGTACAATTTTAAAAGCGCTGTATGAATAATAATCCACACCAATAATAGAAGGGATAAAATCTCCAACTTGAGGTGAATATGAAAAACCCGCGCAGTTCTGGACTATAGTCGTTCCGCCCTGTGGATCGCGAATTTCAAATTGATAATTTCCCAGGTTGTTATTTGTTACCGTAACACTGTCGATCCTGATTAGAACACCTTCGTATGGTTCTGTGTTTACCGATGATGCGGAAATTTTTAGTGGCCTTGGAATTCTTGCCCCCTTTTTCAAAACTGTGATGTCAGAGGCAGAAGAGGGTGATATTTCCGTCAAGCCGTAATATTCGGTGACACGACCTGTTACCTGTACCGAATCCCCCCTTTCTACGTTGATAATGAGATTTCCAGTATAAACAAAAATTCCGTGCCATGGGGCTTCTGCATCCTGTATGAAAAAGCCTCTAATGTATCTTGTCCAGTCCTGAACTGTGGCTGTTACTATGCCAACAGTGGACACAGTCTGGTTTACGTAAGGTGAGCTATCTCTATATCCCTGTAGAGAATCAATAGGAACTATTTGGGCCGAAAGGCTACCTATGGATAAAATTGCCAGCCATTTTAGAAAACTTTTCAACATTTTAAAACTTCCTCCTTTTTGAAAGTACAAGCACAACACAAGTTATTATAAGACTAATTATAACGATAAAGTCACCAAATTTCGCATAAGGGGTCTTTGTGTAATAAATTCCGATGGTAGAAGATATATACCCCCATTCAAACAATCCAAGGGATGTAATAATCCTTCCCTTGGGATCGATAATTGCTGATATGCCAGTTTTTGCTGACCTTGCAACGTATTTACCCGCTTCGATAGCCCTAAATCTTAGAAGTTCAAAATGTTCTTTTGGGCCCAGAGATTTTCCATACCATCCGTCACTGGTAATGTTAACGAGGAATCCGGCACCTTTCATAGTGTAACGGCGTGAAATATAAGGGAAAATGGATTCAAAGCAGATCAGAGTTCCAAAGGGGATGCCATTAACGTGAAGTAATACAATGGAATCGCCTGGGGAGAAATCACCCTGCCCGAATTCCAGCTTTTGCAAAAATTTGATCTTGTTTTCGTAGGGAAGCCACTCTCCAAAAGGTACTAAGTGAATTTTGTTGTATTGACCAATGATGGAGTCTTGATATACGAGAAAGGCGGTATTGTATACTTTTCTTTTACCGTTGAAATAAACATCTGCACTTCCAAGAAGAACGGGGGCTTTTGTGATTCTTGAGAGTGAATCAATGATACTCCGGGCTTTTAATGAATATCGGAAATACCCCGGAAGAGCCGATTCTGGAAGGACAACAAGGTCAAAGGTATCCTTTACTTCTTTTAGGAGTTTTCTATAGGACTTCTCAACTTCAAGCCATTCGCTTATGTTATTTTCTTCTCTTGGGAGTATGTTTGGCTGAAAAATCAAAATTTTCGTGGTACTTTCAGGATTTTCTTCTTTATAGTACAAAGCGGCACCTACAATATGACAGGCAAGCATAAGCGCGATAAAAAAGTAAAGGTAAACTTTTTTTGCTGTATCCCAGAATTGGAATAATAAAGTGGAGAAAAGGACTATCAGAAAGCCCGTGAAATAAATACCACCTATAGAATTGAGCATTCTAAAATATGGGTTTTCGAGCTGTGAGTAAGCAATGTTAATCCACGGGAACCCTGTATAAAAAGAACTGCGAATGTATTCAAAGATAACCCAGAGCGATGGAACAAGTAAAACCCTGTGTTTGTTTTTTATTCCAAGGAGGGGGACGATGTTGAACATGGATAGATAAGCGGGAAGGATGATAAGTCCACCAACCAGCCAAGGCTTTGTCTCAGGTTCTACTTTCATGTTTAGTATCCAATGGGTGTGGTAAAACCAGAAAGGATAGAAGAATGCAAGGCCAAGAAGTATGATGTGTGACTTTTCGAGGTCTTTTATTGCCAGAAATAGAGGTACGAGTGAAAAGAAGGCAAAGGGATAGAGTTTAAAGGGTGGAAAGGATAGGACGTAAAAAATAAAGGATAGAATAATTAAGAAAAGTCTTTGCATGGAAAAAAATGGGGCCCGCAAGGGCCCCATTTTTTTATTTCTGGATTTCTTCTTTTCTCAGAATTGAGTTATTAAAGCTAACTTCTCTGAACATCAACTGCATTTCTATGTATTTCTGAATGGTCCTGTCTATTTCTGCGACATCTGTAATTTCGGTGTACTTTTCAAAGACCGGGATATTGACAGAGAAAGTGTCCTGGAGTTCCATGTATTTTCTTAGAATTTCCTGGCTCTTTTGTGGCTCTTTTCTTATAAAATCGATGGCCATGCTGAGAGCTTCTGCAAATCTTCTAACACCTTCCTGGTTCAGCTGAACGTTTACCTTTGAGGTGAATCCCACGCCACAAAGGAAGGGTGCCATAACCCTTTTTTCCAGTATACCATCTTCTACCAAATTTACTAGGTTTTTCTTAATCAAATATGTTCTGTATGGTTCAGTGACGAGCAATGCGTCCACAAAACGAAGTGACATTGTGTCCATCATCTCCGCTTGAGTTAAGGCCACAAGGCTGTAATTATCTTCTTTGATTTTTTCATTGGTAAATATGTATCTCAACATATCTGCTTGTCTTGAATCTTTGAGGTATCCGATTTTAATACCCTTTCTTGAAAGGTCTCTGAAGCTTTTTACTGGCTTGTTTTTGGGAGCTACCAGAGCATATTGAGGATTATCAATGGATGACTTCGTATTGTACACTATTCTGAAAATTTCAGGGCTTGCCGATGCTTTTAATGCAAAAATGTCCCAATATGTACCT
Coding sequences:
- a CDS encoding DUF1614 domain-containing protein, with amino-acid sequence MIFIPFGIILLLIILFFTGIFLTLWMLGLIPFAFAKLGISPQTAIFLYLFTLIGSFINIPLAKQTSYTLRRNYWFVIPEVQETIVGINVGGAIIPVIVSLYLLTKINPIQCIIPVIIMAFICKSLTRVIPGRGFVMPAFIPPIVAILLSYTFYPENPAACAYVTGTLGTLIGADLMNLHKIKNLHSTLVSIGGAGVFDGIFLTGILSALLV
- the purH gene encoding bifunctional phosphoribosylaminoimidazolecarboxamide formyltransferase/IMP cyclohydrolase; its protein translation is MKPFALVSVYYKEGVEELVHALKEAGYGILSTGGTLKYLKGKGFDVTSVEEITGFQESPGGRVKTLHPGIFGGILARRNNSEDLQFLERHNFPLIDFVVVNLYPFSEKLNLDLEALLEFIDIGGVSLIRAASKNYLWVTLVCDPSDYKWVSEKIKNGSLSIDDRKNLALKGFRKVIEYDSEIYSELSKRFEMDDVFIAGAFYKAFDLRYGENPHQEGAVFYNSTFKDTFLKRIELLWGIELSYNNILDLYSAWQVADEFKDPACAIIKHNVPCGVGIGENLEEAFWKALKSDEESAYGGIVAFNGLIDEKLASLLNDFFFEVLVAPDYEKEAIEILRKKKKRRVVRVKEGGHFPLEYRFVDRDLLVQKKDTRELKREDLKVVAGEFDESWFKDVYFGDKVVKHVKSNAIVLVKDGMTVGIGGGQTSRVEAMRIALRKAGERAKDSILISDGFFPFSDSIELAHSHGIMLVVEPGGSKRDQEVIDKAKELGINLVFTGIRRFRH
- a CDS encoding phospholipase D-like domain-containing protein; translated protein: MKRFHKIIKLFTVLSFLAFVPFSYAQELITNGSFEDWSGGLPTGWLKESGVNITQTTTPVYDGNYSVGLEATGTTNAGIYQDVPVTPGVSYTFKVALYAVAGTGYSGIGFLISWYTSSDSFISSTEVKYADVLNLWVVDSIVYTAPDSAGYARLRIRCYANGALGGYADKASFYRTDSPPQGSPPSFASIARSPEYPDPDQPFNVIAQVNDPDGDLQSCELHCSVNFGAFQIIAPDSGQNSTYYFTISGQPNGSLVRYYLVASDQYHTVYSDTFGFQVGGFSFTVYFENNDLFGKLGEFIHNATYSLDCCYYEIFNNVIVDSLIAAKGRGVRIRIITDTSYYDREEIKRLKDNGIPVIHEGVGDNSTDHIMHNKFIVRDFGDNDPSNDFVWTGSFNAGDYLHVDNVLIIKSAEVAEAYTQEFNQMWGSSAEEPDTLASRTGTRKSDVLTEHCFVSGNDTVWVYFSPQDDPIQYVCSFASRARSSISYLIYSFTRGDLRDTLISLHSRGISVRGVHEDNVSLSPVFDSLQRAGLDVYWANVSSPYNLLHAKVMIIDTTYVITGSMNWSNNGTGYNDENLVIIRNSEIARLYWDWFKVHFTEAGGTWVSPNSVQGEILLLHRIPSQVWLGFQGLIW
- the tsaB gene encoding tRNA (adenosine(37)-N6)-threonylcarbamoyltransferase complex dimerization subunit type 1 TsaB codes for the protein MISIFIGNLSSCPSLLLSYNHKKEYFIKSSIKYSHQENIILLIDSLLKLKKATPEDIEELIIYEGPGLFTSLRIGYAVAKAFYLKKPNYKLYTIKSLDALAITKGPDKGHYIPCLPAQKGEVFYALYESKKRISEIGIEKIENLKANYPDYEIGYFPEFPDADALYEAFIELKDQLKPVKPVEAEPFYVRLPDAYSKIRRNNQ